The sequence AAGGGTAAATTAGCCCTCATTTTATCCTTGCAGATACAATAGGGAGTTTGAGCAATAGACTCCACAGGGGGGTAAAATTTTGGCCACATGACCATTTCTTTACCCCCTGCCAGGATAAGATCGACCAAGAGGGTGAAAAATACGACATATGTCGGTTTTTTCACCCCCGTATGGAATCTCAGAAGTAAACAAGGGGGGGGGGGGGTGAAATTTTGGCCACGTGTCCATTTTTGCACCCCCCCCACTATCCTTTAGTGCGAGACAGATTATTTCTTAATCCCGCTGACCCGAAGTATTCTGACCGTCCGCCTGCTTATTTCTTTCTTCCTGAGCATGATGGGCGGCAGATTCTGATCAAGGGGTTGAATCAACAGATTATCGTAAGGGTAATAAATTCTACCGAGACATTTCTTTTCCGCTGACAGAAAAAGGACCAGATCGCCCTCCTCGACCTTCGCAGCCGGTTCGATTAAGATCAAATTCCCTTCTTCTATGACAGGTCGGATAGTGAGACCCGGTGTAACCTTGAGATAGAAGGCATTCTTGTCTGAGGAGAGGGAAGGTTCGAAGGTATCGGCCTTGCTGGCCGAGATGCCAAGGTCTTTCATGACATCAATATCTTTTATTCCTAATACGGGCACTGTTTTTGCCGAAACATAGGCTACTTCCTCTTCCCTCACCATAATGACAGGTTCCATGAGTTCAGTTAAGGAAATGCCGAGCCCATCGGCAAGTTTATTCATGGTCTCTCTCTTGAGGTTCTTCTGTCTCCCTGATTCTATCCTTGCTATGCTGGCCTGAGAGATGCCGCTCTTCTCACTGAGGTCAATCTGAGATAATCCGATCTGTTCTCTATAGTATTTCAAGCGTTTGCCGAGATTTTCCACATATCTTGTTTACACTGAAACGGCAGCTCTTCGCAATGTCACGTATGCATTATAAATTGACATGATATATACACGCCTGTATAATACATCAATTCCATCAGAAAAAGGAGGCATCCCATGCCGAATAAAAAGGGAACTCTGTATCTTTATGAGGCCATTGAACTCAGGAGCGAGTATGACCGCCATGTGGAACTGTTGGAGAGCCTCTTTGGCGGCGTATCCACAAAGAAGCGTCCGATTTTTCATGCCGATGACGAGGACAAGGATAAGGAACCGGCAGCTGACTTCAACCAGAAAGAGATCGAAAGCAGGCTCAAGAAACTGCAGACCAGAAGGGTCAAACTCAATCAGGAGATTCAAAAGACGAATTTTGACACGCAGATAGAACATGAGGGCACGAAAATATCCATTGCGGAGGCCCTGGAGATCAGAAAGAATCTACTTGGCGATATAAAGGCGGTTACAGGGCGGGTCGAGAAGTCTTCTTACAGGCGGGTGATCCATAAGGAAGGGAGGGATATAGTCCAGGAGCCACGCCACAGGTTCACTGATACATACAAAGAATATCAGGACAGCCTGCAGCATCTCAGAAATCTGGTTACCCGGATTCATGCGGCTAATCATTCTGCGATGGTGAATTATAAAGACGAATAGGACATGACAGAGACAGGGGAGCACGTGCGAAACTGCCGTGAGGCAGGTTAGCCCGAAGCCCGATAGCGCAACTCGGGGGTGGTGATACTATCTCTCCACCTTAAATAAGAATAGCGGTGGGCCTGATTAACCCTATACTTACGGTTTACAAATGACGGCTTACCCTTTACAGGTTTACAGCTTACTTATTACCTGTCGGCTCC comes from Nitrospirota bacterium and encodes:
- a CDS encoding helix-turn-helix domain-containing protein, with protein sequence MENLGKRLKYYREQIGLSQIDLSEKSGISQASIARIESGRQKNLKRETMNKLADGLGISLTELMEPVIMVREEEVAYVSAKTVPVLGIKDIDVMKDLGISASKADTFEPSLSSDKNAFYLKVTPGLTIRPVIEEGNLILIEPAAKVEEGDLVLFLSAEKKCLGRIYYPYDNLLIQPLDQNLPPIMLRKKEISRRTVRILRVSGIKK